A genomic region of Scyliorhinus canicula chromosome 4, sScyCan1.1, whole genome shotgun sequence contains the following coding sequences:
- the LOC119964660 gene encoding growth arrest and DNA damage-inducible protein GADD45 alpha-like has protein sequence MTFEELTGDQKTDRMDVVKKALEEVLSSALAKGCITVGVYEAAKLLNADPDNVVLCLLATDEGGDLDVALQIHFTLIQAFCCENDINIMRVNNTHRLAKILGGIDGTGEPKDLHCILVTSQAAPWKDAALSKVNCFCKESRYLDQWVPIINLPER, from the exons ATGACTTTTGAAGAACTCACAGGCGATCAGAAAACAGACAG GATGGATGTGGTAAAAAAAGCTCTGGAAGAAGTTTTGAGCTCCGCGTTAGCGAAGGGCTGCATCACAGTTGGAGTGTATGAGGCAGCAAAACTTCTAAACGC GGATCCTGACAATGTTGTTTTATGTTTGCTTGCCACGGACGAAGGGGGCGATCTGGACGTGGCTTTGCAAATTCATTTTACCCTAATCCAAGCCTTTTGTTGCGAAAACGACATCAACATCATGAGGGTGAACAACACCCACCGCCTGGctaagatcttgggcgggatagATGGCACAGGCGAACCCAAAGATCTCCATTGCATATTGGTCACA AGTCAAGCTGCACCGTGGAAAGATGCAGCGTTGAGCAAAGTCAACTGCTTTTGCAAGGAAAGTCGGTATCTGGATCAGTGGGTCCCAATCATCAACCTGCCCGAACGGTGA